ATAGCCATCACAATAGTTATATACGTTTTAAATGGGCACTTACAGAAGATAATCCTGTGATTAAGGCGTATGATGAGAAGGCATGGACATTGCTGCCAGATCTAGAAGCATCACCTATAGAATGGTCTTTGCGACATCTTGAGGTGATCCATCATAAACTGGTGCAATTACTCAAAGTAATGACAGAAGCACAGTACAATAGAACTTTCACTCATCCAGATGGAAATAAAGTAGTAACCCTAGAAGAAAACCTAGGACACTACGCATGGCATAGTAACCATCACTATGCGCATATTGAAAACTTAGTGAACAGGAGCAATTGGTAGTGATATGTTTAACGCATAAAAAAAGTCCCACATAGTTCACTATATGGGACTTTTATTTGACAGCAATGTCTAGTTACAAGTAATTACCACTTTATAATGGAGCTAGCCCAAGTGAATCCACTTCCGAAAGCTGCAAGGACAACTGTGTCACCTTCTTTTATTTTTCCATTTTCCCAAGCTTCGGTAAGGGCAATTGGGATAGAAGCTGCGGTTGTGTTACCGTATTTCTGGATATTGTTGTACACTTTATCATCGCTCAACTTAAACTTTTTCTGCACAAACTGCGAGATACGTAAGTTAGCTTGATGAGGGATAAGCATGTCAATATCTGACACCTC
The genomic region above belongs to Dokdonia sp. Dokd-P16 and contains:
- a CDS encoding YfiT family bacillithiol transferase, with product METLQYPIGKFQAPAQITQEHLTAWIDTLDQLPARLRALTKDLSDQQLDTPYRPEGWTVRQVVHHLADSHHNSYIRFKWALTEDNPVIKAYDEKAWTLLPDLEASPIEWSLRHLEVIHHKLVQLLKVMTEAQYNRTFTHPDGNKVVTLEENLGHYAWHSNHHYAHIENLVNRSNW